In the genome of Saccharomonospora viridis DSM 43017, one region contains:
- a CDS encoding ANTAR domain-containing response regulator, whose protein sequence is MTEAATETNDAAPAPQRRVLVAEDEALIRLDLVEMLREEGYEVVGEAGDGEEAVKLASELKPDLVILDVKMPKLDGIEAAAKITGDRIAPVVILTAFSQRELVERAREAGTMAYLVKPFAKRDLVPAIELAVSRFSELQALEAEVAGLNERLETRKLIDRAKGLLMTHQGLTEPDAFRWIQRTAMDRRTTMKAIAQAVIDNIGK, encoded by the coding sequence GTGACCGAAGCGGCTACCGAAACCAACGATGCCGCTCCCGCTCCGCAGCGTCGCGTTCTCGTTGCCGAAGACGAGGCGCTGATCCGTCTCGACCTCGTTGAGATGCTTCGCGAAGAAGGCTACGAGGTGGTCGGCGAGGCCGGCGACGGGGAAGAGGCAGTCAAACTCGCCTCCGAGCTCAAACCCGACCTCGTCATCCTCGACGTCAAGATGCCGAAACTCGACGGCATTGAAGCGGCGGCGAAGATCACAGGCGACCGGATCGCGCCCGTCGTGATCCTCACCGCCTTCAGCCAACGCGAACTGGTCGAGCGGGCCCGCGAGGCCGGAACGATGGCCTACCTCGTCAAACCCTTCGCCAAGCGCGACCTGGTGCCCGCCATCGAGCTCGCCGTGAGCCGATTCTCCGAGCTCCAGGCGCTGGAAGCCGAAGTCGCAGGCCTCAACGAGCGGCTCGAAACCCGCAAACTCATCGACCGCGCCAAGGGCCTGCTCATGACCCACCAAGGGCTCACCGAGCCCGACGCCTTCCGCTGGATCCAGCGCACCGCCATGGACCGGCGCACCACCATGAAGGCCATCGCCCAAGCCGTCATCGACAACATCGGCAAGTAA